The following coding sequences are from one Streptomyces angustmyceticus window:
- a CDS encoding glutamyl-tRNA reductase gives MTLLVVGLSHRSAPVSVLERAALAPEARGKLLQDAVSAEPVTESAVLSTCNRIELYADVDKFHAGVAELSTLLARHSGAGLEELTPYLYVHYEDRAVHHLFSVACGLDSMVVGEGQILGQIKDALAVAQELHTAGRLLNDLFQQALRVGKRAHSETGIDKAGQSLVTFGLEQLAGGRDVEDWARGKRALVIGAGSMSSLAATTLVRAGVGELAVANRTVERAERLVRILTEPGGPGAANGLAARAAAMTSVPAELALADIVVSCTGATGLVLAGEMVAAAREGTAAPLALLDLAMPRDIDAAVHRIEGAHLVDIESLADASADAPMAADVDKVRGIVSDEVAAFGAAQRAAHITPTVVALRTMAADVVAGEIARLDGRLPDLDDKQRAEITQTVRRVVDKLLHAPTVRVKQLASEPGGAGYADALRELFDLDPQTVAAVSRADTRADRHDARERA, from the coding sequence ATGACTCTCCTCGTCGTCGGACTGAGCCACCGCAGCGCGCCGGTGAGCGTGCTGGAGCGGGCCGCACTCGCCCCCGAGGCGCGCGGCAAGCTGCTGCAGGACGCGGTGTCGGCCGAGCCGGTCACCGAGTCCGCGGTGCTCTCCACCTGCAACCGCATCGAGCTCTACGCCGACGTGGACAAGTTCCACGCCGGTGTCGCCGAACTCTCCACCCTCCTGGCCCGCCACAGCGGCGCCGGCCTGGAGGAGCTCACCCCTTATCTCTACGTCCACTACGAGGACCGCGCCGTCCACCACCTCTTCTCGGTGGCCTGCGGCCTGGACTCGATGGTCGTCGGCGAGGGCCAGATCCTCGGGCAGATCAAGGACGCGCTGGCCGTCGCCCAGGAACTGCACACCGCGGGACGGCTGCTGAACGACCTGTTCCAGCAGGCGCTGCGGGTCGGCAAGCGCGCCCACAGCGAGACCGGTATCGACAAGGCCGGGCAGTCGCTCGTCACCTTCGGGCTGGAGCAGCTCGCGGGCGGCCGGGACGTCGAGGACTGGGCGCGCGGCAAGCGGGCGCTGGTCATCGGCGCCGGTTCGATGTCGTCGCTGGCCGCCACCACCCTCGTCCGGGCCGGTGTCGGCGAGCTGGCCGTCGCCAACCGCACCGTCGAGCGCGCCGAGCGGCTCGTGCGGATCCTCACCGAGCCGGGCGGCCCCGGCGCCGCGAACGGGCTCGCCGCCCGCGCGGCCGCCATGACCTCCGTCCCGGCCGAGCTGGCGCTGGCCGACATCGTCGTCTCCTGTACCGGCGCGACCGGCCTGGTCCTGGCCGGCGAGATGGTCGCGGCCGCGCGCGAGGGGACCGCGGCGCCGCTGGCGCTGCTGGACCTCGCGATGCCGCGGGACATAGACGCCGCGGTCCACCGGATCGAGGGCGCGCACCTCGTCGACATCGAATCGCTGGCCGACGCGTCCGCGGACGCGCCGATGGCGGCCGACGTGGACAAGGTGCGCGGCATCGTCTCCGACGAGGTGGCCGCGTTCGGCGCCGCCCAGCGGGCCGCGCACATCACCCCCACCGTGGTCGCCCTGCGCACCATGGCCGCCGATGTCGTCGCCGGTGAGATCGCCCGGCTCGACGGCAGGCTCCCCGACCTGGACGACAAGCAGCGCGCCGAGATCACCCAGACCGTGCGCCGCGTCGTCGACAAGCTCCTGCACGCGCCCACCGTCCGGGTCAAGCAGCTGGCCAGCGAGCCCGGCGGCGCCGGGTACGCGGACGCCCTGCGGGAACTCTTCGACCTCGACCCCCAGACGGTCGCCGCCGTCAGCCGGGCCGACACGCGCGCCGACAGGCACGATGCACGGGAGCGGGCATGA
- a CDS encoding redox-sensing transcriptional repressor Rex, translating into MATGRTHRPATRSRGIPEATVARLPLYLRALTALSERSVPTVSSEELAAAAGVNSAKLRKDFSYLGSYGTRGVGYDVEYLVYQISRELGLTQDWPVVIVGIGNLGAALANYGGFASRGFRVAALIDADPAMAGKPVAGIGVQHTDELEHIIESNGVSIGVIATPAGAAQQVCDRLVAAGVTSILNFAPTVLTVPDGVDVRKVDLSIELQILAFHEQRKAGEEAGPDGSAAATAARAAAAVAGDRKGPDGDMPAVMPA; encoded by the coding sequence GTGGCAACTGGCCGAACTCACCGACCGGCGACCCGCAGCCGAGGCATTCCCGAGGCCACCGTCGCCCGGCTTCCGCTGTATCTGCGTGCACTGACCGCGCTCTCCGAGCGCTCGGTCCCCACGGTCTCCTCCGAGGAACTCGCCGCCGCTGCCGGGGTCAATTCCGCCAAGCTGCGCAAGGACTTCTCCTACCTCGGCTCGTACGGGACCCGCGGGGTCGGCTACGACGTGGAGTATCTCGTCTACCAGATCTCGCGCGAGCTGGGGCTGACGCAGGACTGGCCGGTTGTGATCGTCGGTATCGGTAACCTCGGCGCCGCGCTCGCCAACTACGGCGGCTTCGCCTCCCGCGGCTTCCGGGTCGCCGCGCTGATCGACGCCGACCCGGCCATGGCCGGCAAGCCCGTCGCGGGCATCGGCGTCCAGCACACGGACGAGCTGGAGCACATCATCGAGAGCAACGGCGTCTCGATCGGCGTCATCGCGACGCCGGCCGGGGCCGCCCAGCAGGTCTGCGACCGCCTGGTCGCCGCCGGTGTCACCTCGATCCTCAACTTCGCGCCGACCGTGCTGACCGTCCCCGACGGGGTGGACGTGCGCAAGGTCGACCTGTCGATAGAGCTGCAGATCCTCGCCTTCCACGAGCAGCGCAAGGCGGGTGAGGAGGCCGGGCCCGACGGGAGCGCCGCGGCCACCGCAGCCCGTGCCGCCGCCGCCGTGGCCGGCGACCGCAAGGGACCTGACGGGGACATGCCCGCCGTGATGCCGGCATGA
- a CDS encoding HAD family hydrolase codes for MARPSPAHRPRRSPTAALLSLGWFPRRRRPATARSVLAGEAAAEAARKSSQEAPPAEETETPAEPDFPVVGDTAAAAFFDLDNTVMQGAALFHFGRGLYKRHFFHKRDLARFAWQQIYFRLAGSENPEHMADVRNSALSIVQGHRVAELMSIGEEIYDEYMAERVWPGTRALAQAHLDAGQKVWLVTAAPVETATIIARRLGLTGALGTVAESVGGVYTGKLVGEPLHGPAKAEAVRALASAEGLDLSHCAAYSDSANDIPMLSLVGHPYAINPDSRLRKHAREQGWRLRDYRTGRKAAKIGIPAAAGVGALAGGAAAAVALQRRRR; via the coding sequence ATGGCCCGCCCGTCGCCCGCTCACCGCCCCCGCCGCAGCCCCACCGCGGCGCTGCTGTCCCTGGGCTGGTTCCCCCGCCGCAGACGCCCCGCCACGGCCCGTAGCGTGCTGGCCGGCGAGGCCGCGGCCGAGGCCGCCCGGAAGTCCTCCCAGGAGGCACCGCCCGCCGAGGAGACCGAGACCCCGGCGGAGCCGGACTTCCCGGTCGTCGGGGACACGGCGGCCGCCGCCTTCTTCGACCTGGACAACACCGTCATGCAGGGCGCCGCGCTGTTCCACTTCGGCCGCGGCCTGTACAAGCGGCACTTCTTCCACAAGCGCGACCTCGCCCGCTTCGCCTGGCAGCAGATCTACTTCCGGCTGGCCGGCTCGGAGAACCCCGAGCACATGGCGGACGTCCGCAACAGCGCGCTGTCCATCGTCCAGGGCCACCGCGTCGCCGAGCTGATGTCCATCGGCGAGGAGATCTACGACGAGTACATGGCCGAGCGGGTCTGGCCCGGCACCCGGGCCCTCGCCCAGGCGCACCTCGACGCGGGCCAGAAGGTGTGGCTGGTGACCGCGGCCCCGGTCGAGACGGCGACGATCATCGCCCGCCGGCTCGGCCTGACCGGCGCGCTGGGCACCGTCGCCGAGTCCGTCGGCGGGGTCTACACGGGCAAGCTGGTCGGCGAGCCGCTGCACGGCCCGGCCAAGGCCGAGGCGGTCCGCGCCCTGGCCTCCGCGGAGGGCCTGGACCTCTCGCACTGCGCCGCCTACAGCGACTCCGCCAACGACATCCCGATGCTCTCGCTCGTCGGGCACCCCTATGCGATCAACCCTGACAGCCGGCTGCGCAAGCACGCCCGGGAGCAGGGGTGGCGGCTGCGCGACTACCGGACCGGCCGCAAGGCCGCCAAGATCGGCATCCCCGCGGCGGCCGGCGTGGGCGCCCTCGCGGGCGGCGCCGCGGCCGCGGTCGCACTGCAGCGCCGACGCCGCTGA
- the hemC gene encoding hydroxymethylbilane synthase: MTDSTTRALRLGTRRSKLAMAQSGQVAEAVRALTGRAVELVEITTYGDTSREHLAQIGGTGVFVSALRDALLAGEIDFAVHSLKDLPTTQPDDLTLAAIPVREDPRDALIARDGLRFEQLPDGARVGTGSPRRMAQLNAWARSLGRRVETVPIRGNIDTRIGFVEKGELDAVVLAAAGLTRIGRIDEATQLLSPDVVLPAPGQGALAIECAAVNVDLVARLAELDDPDTRAAVTAERSLLAALEAGCSAPVGALADLSPGSRLRSSGAGPTAGEQVVTELHLRGVVGTTDGSTLVQLSTTGHVPASPDDVSAPLMLGRELAAEMLAKGAAGLMGERAL; the protein is encoded by the coding sequence ATGACCGACAGCACGACGAGAGCACTGCGGCTGGGCACGCGGCGCAGCAAGCTCGCCATGGCCCAGTCCGGGCAGGTCGCCGAGGCGGTGCGCGCGCTGACGGGCCGCGCCGTCGAACTGGTGGAGATCACCACCTACGGCGACACCTCCCGTGAGCACCTCGCGCAGATCGGCGGCACCGGCGTCTTCGTCTCCGCGCTGCGCGACGCACTGCTCGCCGGGGAGATCGACTTCGCCGTCCACTCCCTCAAGGACCTGCCCACCACGCAGCCCGACGACCTGACGCTGGCCGCGATACCCGTACGGGAGGACCCCCGGGACGCGCTGATCGCCAGGGACGGGCTCCGGTTCGAGCAGCTGCCGGACGGCGCGCGGGTGGGGACGGGGTCCCCCCGGAGGATGGCGCAGCTCAACGCCTGGGCCAGGTCGCTGGGCCGGCGTGTGGAGACCGTGCCGATACGCGGGAACATCGACACCCGCATCGGCTTCGTCGAGAAGGGGGAACTGGACGCGGTCGTACTGGCCGCCGCCGGACTCACCCGGATCGGCCGGATCGACGAGGCGACGCAGCTGCTGTCGCCCGACGTGGTTTTGCCCGCCCCCGGCCAGGGGGCACTGGCGATCGAGTGTGCCGCGGTCAACGTGGACCTCGTCGCCCGGCTCGCCGAGCTCGACGACCCGGACACCCGGGCCGCCGTGACCGCCGAGCGTTCCCTGCTCGCCGCCCTGGAGGCCGGCTGTTCCGCACCCGTCGGGGCGCTGGCCGACCTTTCCCCCGGCTCTCGACTTCGTTCGAGCGGGGCAGGCCCCACGGCCGGCGAGCAGGTTGTCACCGAATTGCATCTGCGCGGTGTCGTCGGCACGACCGACGGCAGCACGCTGGTGCAACTGTCCACCACCGGGCACGTACCCGCCTCTCCCGACGACGTGTCGGCCCCGCTCATGCTGGGCCGTGAACTCGCCGCCGAGATGCTCGCAAAGGGTGCGGCCGGTCTTATGGGGGAGCGAGCACTTTGA
- a CDS encoding ECF subfamily RNA polymerase sigma factor, BldN family: MYPHVGVDASGLATLRTTLVDHLRSFVPTAYAVPAFASAVPAAGPCYALADGSAAVGKATAGRTRRSGTGTTTARRPADSDSRRMMDLVERAQAGEADAFGRLYDQYADTVYRYIYYRVGGRATAEDLTSETFLRALRRIGTFTWQGRDFGAWLVTIARNLVADHFKSSRFRLEVTTGEMLDANEVERSPEDSVLESLSNAALLEAVRKLNPQQQECVTLRFLQGLSVAETARVMGKNEGAIKTLQYRAVRTLARLLPEDAR, translated from the coding sequence GTGTACCCACACGTCGGGGTTGACGCCTCGGGCCTGGCTACGCTGCGTACGACACTCGTCGACCACCTGCGCAGTTTTGTCCCCACCGCGTACGCCGTCCCCGCATTCGCCTCAGCCGTCCCCGCCGCCGGACCCTGCTACGCCCTGGCCGACGGGAGCGCTGCGGTCGGCAAGGCCACCGCCGGCAGAACCCGCCGCTCCGGCACCGGCACGACCACCGCCCGTCGCCCCGCCGACAGCGACAGCCGTCGCATGATGGACCTCGTCGAACGAGCCCAGGCGGGCGAGGCCGACGCCTTCGGCCGGCTCTACGACCAGTACGCCGACACCGTCTACCGGTACATCTACTACCGCGTGGGCGGCCGCGCCACGGCCGAGGACCTCACCAGCGAGACCTTTCTGCGCGCCCTGCGCCGCATCGGCACCTTCACCTGGCAGGGCCGCGACTTCGGCGCCTGGCTCGTGACCATCGCCCGCAACCTGGTCGCCGACCACTTCAAGTCCTCGCGCTTCCGCCTGGAAGTCACCACCGGAGAGATGCTCGACGCCAACGAGGTCGAGCGCAGCCCCGAGGACTCGGTCCTCGAATCCCTCTCCAACGCCGCCCTGCTGGAGGCGGTGCGCAAGCTCAACCCCCAGCAGCAGGAGTGCGTCACGCTGCGGTTCCTGCAGGGCCTCTCGGTCGCCGAGACCGCCCGCGTCATGGGCAAGAACGAGGGCGCGATCAAGACCCTCCAGTACCGCGCCGTACGCACCCTGGCGCGGCTGCTGCCCGAAGACGCCCGCTGA
- a CDS encoding glutaredoxin family protein encodes MAPLFSRSPRKNPADRMVTLVGKPGCHLCDDAQAVIEKVCAETGASWEKKDITEDAELHRKYWEQIPVILVDGAQHDFWRVDPKRLRTALGA; translated from the coding sequence ATGGCCCCCTTGTTCAGCCGCAGCCCCCGCAAGAACCCCGCCGACCGGATGGTCACCCTCGTCGGCAAGCCGGGCTGCCACCTCTGCGACGACGCCCAGGCCGTGATCGAGAAGGTGTGCGCGGAGACCGGCGCGTCCTGGGAGAAGAAGGACATCACCGAGGACGCGGAGCTGCACCGCAAGTACTGGGAGCAGATTCCGGTCATCCTCGTCGACGGCGCCCAGCACGATTTCTGGCGCGTCGACCCGAAACGCCTGCGCACAGCGCTGGGCGCATGA